The proteins below come from a single Catenulispora sp. EB89 genomic window:
- a CDS encoding rhomboid-like protein, which yields MLNRAARGVERYVRSAPGTYSWLLILLVTTAILKHVSPRTAHWILERRSTNIHYLLEDPVRVLIQSALYIDGGSWLFYLALYTLFHAQAERWLGTWRWLGIAFTCHVLATYVSEGVLAWAIHNNSVSGRMRYTLDYGVSYALAGVVAVLAYWWPRGWMRWAYAGGVLVFYGVAMVRGRTFTDVGHFTAVLVGLGCYPLVRGQASPMARGWRWWGLVATPPSGERPIG from the coding sequence ATGCTGAACCGGGCGGCGCGGGGCGTGGAGAGGTACGTCCGCAGCGCTCCCGGCACCTACTCCTGGCTGCTGATCCTGCTGGTCACGACCGCGATCCTCAAGCACGTCAGCCCGCGCACCGCGCACTGGATCCTGGAACGCCGCAGCACCAACATCCACTACCTCCTTGAGGACCCGGTCCGCGTCCTCATCCAGTCGGCCCTGTACATCGACGGCGGCAGCTGGCTGTTCTACCTCGCGCTCTACACGCTGTTCCACGCCCAGGCCGAGCGCTGGCTCGGCACCTGGCGCTGGCTGGGCATCGCGTTCACGTGCCACGTGCTGGCGACGTACGTGAGCGAAGGGGTGCTCGCCTGGGCGATCCACAACAACTCGGTGTCCGGCCGCATGCGCTACACGCTCGACTACGGCGTGAGCTACGCGCTGGCGGGCGTCGTCGCGGTCCTGGCGTACTGGTGGCCGCGCGGGTGGATGCGGTGGGCGTACGCGGGAGGCGTACTGGTGTTCTACGGCGTGGCGATGGTGCGCGGACGGACGTTCACGGACGTGGGGCACTTCACGGCCGTGCTGGTCGGGCTGGGGTGCTACCCGCTCGTGCGCGGGCAGGCGTCGCCGATGGCGCGGGGGTGGCGGTGGTGGGGGCTGGTGGCGACGCCGCCGTCCGGCGAGCGGCCGATCGGTTAG
- a CDS encoding M50 family metallopeptidase: MSISNLDDVWHRVTGTQPDPPRNLILAVGAAALVAVLWRPVWRIARNTVTIAHEGGHAVVALLCGRRLSGVRLHHDTSGVTVSYGKPRGLGMILTVAAGYTAPSLVGLGGAWLLAAQHITMLLWVSVLLLALLLVEIRNFYGVLTVVLTGGAVFAASWTKNTDVQAGFAYLMVWFLLLAGVKPVLELSRTRARSGARDSDADQLHRLTGFPAGGWLFFFAVVALGCAVAGGRWLLHL; this comes from the coding sequence ATGAGCATTTCCAACCTGGACGACGTCTGGCACCGCGTGACCGGCACCCAGCCCGATCCGCCGCGCAACCTGATCCTCGCGGTCGGTGCGGCGGCCCTGGTCGCGGTGCTGTGGCGGCCGGTGTGGCGGATAGCGCGCAACACGGTGACGATCGCGCACGAGGGCGGGCACGCCGTGGTGGCGCTGCTGTGCGGGCGGCGGCTGTCCGGCGTGCGGCTGCACCACGACACCTCCGGCGTCACGGTCTCGTACGGCAAGCCACGCGGCCTGGGCATGATCCTCACGGTCGCGGCCGGCTACACCGCCCCGAGCCTGGTCGGGCTCGGCGGCGCGTGGCTGCTGGCGGCGCAGCACATCACGATGCTGCTGTGGGTGAGCGTGCTGCTGCTGGCGCTGCTGCTGGTGGAGATCCGGAACTTCTACGGCGTGCTCACGGTGGTCCTCACCGGCGGCGCGGTGTTCGCGGCGTCGTGGACGAAGAACACGGATGTGCAGGCCGGGTTCGCGTACCTGATGGTGTGGTTCCTGCTGCTGGCCGGGGTGAAGCCGGTGCTGGAGCTGAGCCGGACGCGGGCACGGTCCGGGGCGCGGGACTCCGATGCCGACCAGTTGCATCGGCTGACCGGGTTTCCGGCCGGGGGGTGGTTGTTCTTCTTCGCGGTGGTGGCGCTGGGGTGTGCGGTGGCTGGGGGGCGGTGGCTGTTGCACTTGTGA
- the aspT gene encoding aspartate-alanine antiporter yields the protein MKLMQENAVLALFACLALGYLVGKLRVGPITLGGICGVLIVSMLLGAQTVNGKHIAVNSDVKNIMFALFIFSLGYIAGPGFVANLNPRGLRFGVLSLMEMVLVLVIAVGITKVANLDTGTGAGILAGSATESAVVGTAQDAITKLPGITPSQVTTLSAHVATAYSVCYLFGLISIVLLTSQIFPRLLGINLAKASRELWEKMRGGNAALDSDEEASMPKLVGRTYQITKGDGLTVQSLEDSVGEHASIEGVKRGKKVLTVDPALRLLLGDRVLVVGQREAVMTAGHELGPETNAVPGLDSPMQTRELVVTDKKINGKTVDTINAEFPVPTEGVYLTGINRLGNDLPASGTTEIHVGDTLNVVGMKSKVDRFQKAFGAKVRTESADWIYIGLGICLGVLLGEIVIHLGSANLTLGTGGGCLISGLIFGWFRSTKPTFGAYPPVAAATMKDLGLAVFIAVTGLSAGPDAGPLLKKYPLLLPLSGIAMVLIPAFLGLWIGRRFLKIEKPILIGAIAGQQCSTPAITAITNTAQSSVPMIGYTITYTLSNFLLPLTGPIFVGVIGLHT from the coding sequence TTGAAGCTGATGCAGGAGAACGCGGTCCTGGCCCTGTTCGCGTGCCTGGCGCTGGGCTACCTGGTCGGCAAGCTGCGGGTCGGGCCGATCACCCTCGGCGGCATCTGCGGCGTGCTGATCGTCTCCATGCTGCTGGGGGCGCAGACCGTCAACGGCAAGCACATCGCCGTGAACAGCGACGTGAAGAACATCATGTTCGCCCTGTTCATCTTCTCGCTCGGCTACATCGCCGGGCCCGGATTCGTCGCGAACCTGAATCCCAGGGGCCTGCGCTTCGGCGTGCTGTCGCTGATGGAGATGGTCCTCGTCCTGGTGATCGCGGTCGGCATCACGAAGGTCGCGAACCTGGACACCGGCACCGGCGCCGGGATCCTGGCCGGCTCGGCGACCGAGTCCGCGGTCGTCGGCACCGCGCAGGACGCCATCACCAAGCTGCCCGGCATCACGCCGAGCCAGGTCACGACGCTCTCCGCGCACGTGGCCACCGCGTACTCGGTCTGCTACCTGTTCGGCCTGATCTCGATCGTCCTGCTGACCAGCCAGATCTTCCCGCGGCTGCTGGGCATCAACCTGGCCAAGGCCTCCCGCGAGCTGTGGGAGAAGATGCGCGGCGGCAACGCGGCGCTGGACTCCGACGAGGAAGCGTCGATGCCCAAGCTGGTCGGGCGGACGTACCAGATCACCAAGGGCGACGGCCTCACCGTGCAGAGCCTGGAGGACTCGGTCGGCGAGCACGCCTCGATCGAGGGCGTGAAGCGCGGCAAGAAGGTCCTCACGGTCGATCCGGCGCTGCGCCTGCTGCTCGGCGACCGGGTGCTGGTGGTCGGGCAGCGCGAGGCGGTGATGACGGCGGGCCACGAGCTGGGGCCGGAGACCAACGCCGTTCCGGGCCTGGACAGCCCGATGCAGACGCGCGAGCTGGTGGTCACCGACAAGAAGATCAACGGCAAGACCGTCGACACCATCAACGCCGAGTTCCCGGTCCCCACCGAGGGCGTGTATCTGACGGGCATCAACCGCCTCGGCAACGACCTGCCGGCCTCCGGCACCACCGAGATCCACGTCGGCGACACGCTGAACGTGGTCGGCATGAAGTCGAAGGTGGACCGCTTCCAGAAGGCCTTCGGCGCCAAGGTCCGCACCGAGAGCGCGGACTGGATCTACATCGGCCTGGGCATCTGCCTCGGCGTCCTGCTCGGCGAGATCGTGATCCACCTCGGCTCGGCCAACCTGACCCTCGGCACCGGCGGTGGCTGCCTGATCAGCGGCCTGATCTTCGGATGGTTCCGCTCCACGAAGCCGACTTTCGGCGCCTACCCGCCAGTGGCCGCGGCGACCATGAAGGACCTCGGCCTGGCCGTGTTCATCGCGGTCACCGGCCTGTCCGCGGGCCCGGACGCCGGCCCGCTGCTGAAGAAGTACCCGCTCCTGCTGCCGCTGTCCGGGATCGCGATGGTGCTGATCCCGGCCTTCCTGGGACTGTGGATCGGCCGCAGGTTCCTCAAGATCGAGAAGCCGATCCTGATCGGCGCCATCGCCGGCCAGCAGTGCTCGACGCCGGCCATCACCGCGATCACCAACACCGCGCAGAGCAGCGTGCCGATGATCGGGTACACGATCACCTATACGCTGTCGAACTTCCTGCTGCCGCTGACCGGACCGATCTTCGTGGGCGTGATCGGGCTGCACACTTGA
- a CDS encoding threonine/serine exporter ThrE family protein, translated as MPFFKKRKDEQHGEEGPEVRKGPESAAENLPANAPTNAPANAPENRPETPRRFAAIRRVRPGTTWGAGRVGAFGDALAGPMGSLDKGMDTAWQGLKTVGGIFRDRRRVGVRAEDQATVQWLRQLAGLLSTLGAEILRSGANTRDVETQIVDIAARYGVDARCFALPTGIFVRVEAVVGDAGSELDFAPVGTAGMQLNQVEALQNLVQRMLGEALPFDEVRKALREEQSLPRRFQPATAISGYAMLTLALGMLQHPTWNAAAGYVTAGTAVGVLQYLVRRYAPNLLTLLPVAAAIMVTVLALRFAGPILHQDPGFLYIPPLIGFLPGAALTLGAIELSTNSTLSGITRLAGALNVLLMLALGILVATDTVRPHPIGDPVPAQLGAWVGWASVLLLAVGFTLNHDAPRRSLAWLTVALLATRVVQTAGTLVGGQALGAFVAGMALVPVATWIGKRATIPDQVIFLPAFWMVVPGAHGLSGVQQLLVAHSSAGWQTLLNVMITVGSIALGVLAGASLRRTTRLEVLPADEAGGTG; from the coding sequence GTGCCCTTCTTCAAGAAGCGCAAGGATGAGCAGCACGGCGAGGAGGGCCCGGAGGTTCGGAAGGGCCCTGAAAGCGCGGCCGAAAACCTGCCCGCGAACGCGCCCACCAACGCGCCCGCGAACGCGCCCGAAAACCGGCCCGAGACGCCTCGCCGGTTCGCCGCCATCCGCCGCGTCCGACCCGGAACGACCTGGGGTGCCGGCCGCGTCGGCGCGTTCGGCGACGCCCTCGCCGGGCCGATGGGCTCGCTCGACAAGGGCATGGACACCGCGTGGCAGGGCCTGAAGACGGTCGGCGGTATCTTCCGCGACCGCCGCCGGGTAGGGGTGCGGGCCGAGGACCAGGCGACGGTGCAGTGGCTGCGGCAGCTGGCCGGGCTGCTGAGCACGCTCGGCGCGGAGATCCTGCGCTCCGGGGCGAACACCCGGGACGTCGAGACCCAGATCGTGGACATCGCGGCCCGGTACGGCGTGGACGCCCGCTGCTTCGCGCTGCCCACCGGGATCTTCGTGCGCGTCGAGGCGGTGGTCGGGGACGCCGGCAGCGAGCTGGACTTCGCGCCGGTCGGCACCGCCGGGATGCAGCTGAACCAGGTGGAGGCGCTGCAGAACCTGGTGCAGCGGATGCTCGGCGAGGCACTGCCGTTCGACGAGGTGCGCAAGGCGCTGCGCGAGGAGCAGAGCCTGCCGCGGCGGTTCCAGCCGGCCACGGCGATCTCCGGGTACGCGATGCTGACGCTGGCGCTGGGGATGTTGCAGCACCCGACGTGGAACGCGGCGGCCGGCTACGTCACAGCCGGGACGGCGGTCGGCGTGCTGCAGTACCTGGTGCGCCGCTACGCGCCGAACCTGCTGACGCTGCTCCCGGTGGCCGCGGCGATCATGGTCACGGTGCTGGCGCTGCGCTTCGCCGGGCCGATCCTGCATCAGGACCCGGGCTTCCTGTACATCCCGCCGCTGATCGGCTTCCTGCCCGGCGCCGCGCTCACCCTCGGGGCGATCGAGCTGTCGACGAACTCGACGCTGTCCGGGATCACCCGGCTGGCCGGGGCGCTGAACGTGCTGCTGATGCTGGCGCTCGGCATCCTGGTCGCGACCGACACCGTGCGCCCGCACCCGATCGGCGACCCGGTGCCGGCACAGCTCGGGGCCTGGGTCGGCTGGGCCTCGGTGCTGCTGCTGGCGGTCGGCTTCACGCTCAACCACGACGCCCCGCGCCGTTCGCTGGCCTGGCTGACCGTGGCGCTGCTGGCCACGCGCGTGGTCCAAACGGCCGGCACGCTGGTCGGCGGCCAGGCACTCGGCGCATTCGTCGCCGGAATGGCATTGGTACCGGTGGCAACCTGGATCGGCAAGCGCGCGACGATCCCAGACCAGGTGATCTTCCTACCGGCGTTCTGGATGGTCGTACCCGGTGCCCACGGCCTGTCGGGAGTCCAGCAACTGCTGGTCGCACACAGCTCGGCAGGCTGGCAGACACTACTGAACGTGATGATCACGGTCGGCTCGATCGCACTCGGCGTCCTCGCCGGCGCTTCACTGCGGCGCACGACGCGGCTGGAGGTACTGCCAGCGGACGAGGCGGGCGGGACCGGGTAG
- the ftsH gene encoding ATP-dependent zinc metalloprotease FtsH gives MSDPSVPPRQDPGQPWRAEGTPPEKPGPPNKPQRGPNVPGGWWRLLLTMLLVFLATDLLLSLFNSGASSTKVPYTEFTRQVAANNVKEVYSKGDAIQGDLKEKAPVPDDGGDTYVKFDTQRPSWAEDPLWQQLSTNGVTITAKPVVQQQSVLLNLLISLAPVALLLGLWLLVARRMSAGAMGGLGRRGPPKPVAPEEGKRTTFSDVAGIDEVEAQLAEVVDYLRNPAPFQAMGARMPGGVLLAGPPGTGKTLLARAVAGEANVPFFSASASEFIEMIVGVGASRVRELFNEARKVAPSIVFIDEIDTIGRARGRGSGIGGHDEREQTLNQILTEMDGFTGSEGVVVVAATNRADVLDPALTRPGRFDRVVQVGPPDRAGREAILKIHTRRIPLAPDADLRQVAAMTPGMTGADLANLANEAALLAVARQRRDVGPSEFSDALEKIQLGAERPVLIPEEDRRRTAYHESGHALLGMLQPGADPVRKVTIVPRGRALGVTLSTPENDRYSHTEDYLRGRICGALGGIAAEQVVYGDVTTGAESDLEQVTAIARGMVGRWGMSERIGRLTAIPDDAAQAYGLSAAPATLDAVDSEVRRIVAECYEKTVTALIENRGRLDALAAALMEHESLDEADAYRVAGVPRQVRDPD, from the coding sequence GTGAGCGATCCCTCGGTGCCGCCGCGCCAAGACCCCGGCCAGCCCTGGCGCGCGGAGGGCACGCCGCCGGAGAAGCCGGGTCCGCCGAACAAGCCGCAGCGGGGGCCGAACGTGCCCGGCGGCTGGTGGCGGCTGCTGCTCACCATGCTCCTGGTCTTCCTGGCCACGGATCTGCTGCTCTCGCTGTTCAACTCCGGCGCCTCCTCGACGAAGGTCCCTTACACCGAGTTCACCAGGCAGGTCGCGGCGAACAACGTCAAGGAGGTCTACTCCAAGGGCGACGCCATCCAGGGCGACCTGAAGGAGAAGGCGCCGGTGCCGGACGACGGGGGCGACACCTACGTCAAGTTCGACACGCAGCGGCCGTCGTGGGCCGAGGACCCGTTGTGGCAGCAGCTGTCCACCAACGGGGTGACGATCACCGCCAAGCCTGTGGTCCAGCAGCAGAGCGTCCTGCTCAACCTGCTGATCTCGCTGGCTCCGGTGGCGCTGCTGCTGGGCCTGTGGCTGCTGGTCGCGCGGCGGATGAGCGCCGGGGCGATGGGCGGCCTGGGACGGCGCGGGCCGCCCAAGCCGGTGGCGCCGGAGGAGGGCAAGCGGACGACGTTCTCCGACGTGGCCGGCATCGACGAGGTCGAGGCGCAGCTGGCCGAGGTCGTCGACTATCTGAGGAATCCGGCGCCGTTCCAGGCGATGGGCGCGCGGATGCCCGGCGGCGTGCTGCTGGCCGGGCCGCCCGGGACCGGCAAGACGCTGCTGGCGCGGGCCGTGGCCGGCGAGGCGAACGTGCCCTTCTTCTCGGCGTCGGCCTCGGAGTTCATCGAGATGATCGTCGGCGTCGGCGCCTCCCGGGTGCGCGAGCTGTTCAACGAGGCCCGCAAGGTCGCGCCCTCGATCGTGTTCATCGACGAGATCGACACCATCGGCCGGGCCCGCGGCCGCGGCTCCGGCATCGGCGGCCACGACGAGCGCGAGCAGACGCTGAACCAGATCCTCACCGAGATGGACGGCTTCACCGGCAGCGAGGGCGTGGTCGTGGTCGCCGCCACCAACCGCGCCGACGTGCTGGACCCGGCGCTGACCCGGCCGGGCCGCTTCGACCGGGTGGTGCAGGTCGGGCCGCCGGACCGGGCCGGCCGCGAGGCCATCCTGAAGATCCACACCCGTCGCATCCCGCTGGCCCCGGACGCGGATCTGCGCCAGGTCGCGGCGATGACGCCGGGCATGACCGGCGCGGACCTGGCGAACCTGGCGAACGAGGCGGCGCTGCTGGCGGTGGCGCGGCAGCGGCGGGACGTGGGCCCGTCGGAGTTCTCCGACGCGCTGGAGAAGATCCAGCTCGGCGCGGAGCGTCCGGTCCTGATCCCGGAGGAGGACCGGCGGCGCACGGCGTACCACGAGAGCGGGCACGCGCTGCTCGGCATGCTCCAGCCGGGCGCGGACCCGGTGCGCAAGGTGACGATCGTGCCGCGCGGCCGGGCGCTCGGCGTGACGCTGTCCACGCCGGAGAACGACCGGTACTCGCACACCGAGGACTACCTGCGGGGACGGATCTGCGGCGCGCTCGGCGGCATCGCGGCCGAGCAGGTGGTCTACGGGGACGTGACCACCGGTGCGGAGAGCGACCTGGAGCAGGTGACGGCGATCGCCCGCGGCATGGTCGGCCGCTGGGGCATGAGCGAGCGGATCGGGCGGCTGACGGCGATCCCGGACGACGCGGCCCAGGCGTACGGGCTGTCGGCGGCTCCGGCGACACTCGACGCGGTGGACTCCGAGGTGCGGCGGATCGTCGCCGAGTGCTACGAGAAGACGGTGACGGCGCTGATCGAGAACCGGGGACGGCTGGACGCGCTGGCCGCCGCGTTGATGGAGCACGAGTCGCTGGACGAGGCGGACGCCTATCGGGTGGCGGGGGTGCCGCGGCAGGTGCGGGACCCGGATTAG
- a CDS encoding rhomboid-like protein yields the protein MLSRLPADVWDYVRDAPGTYLWLLALVGVSQYVRRLPADRAAKLLEANSTNLDRLRHAPIKVMITSLFFTVGTSWLFYAVTYSVFHAPAEHWLGTWRWLAVLGMAHVGATLLSEGWVAREIRAGRLPQSERTTTDYGVSYAQAGAAAVLAYRIPMPWRVPYLIVLIVFYGYGWFKNRRDFTAIGHLCALAIGFACFWIAP from the coding sequence GTGCTGAGCCGGCTGCCCGCCGACGTGTGGGACTACGTGCGCGACGCTCCTGGTACGTACCTGTGGCTGCTCGCGCTGGTCGGCGTGTCCCAGTACGTCAGGCGGCTGCCAGCGGACCGTGCGGCGAAGCTGCTGGAGGCGAACTCCACCAACCTGGACCGGCTGCGGCACGCCCCGATCAAGGTGATGATCACAAGTCTGTTCTTCACCGTCGGGACCAGCTGGTTGTTCTACGCCGTGACCTACAGCGTCTTCCACGCCCCGGCCGAGCACTGGCTGGGCACGTGGCGCTGGCTGGCGGTCCTGGGGATGGCGCACGTCGGGGCCACGCTGCTGAGCGAGGGCTGGGTCGCGCGGGAGATCCGGGCCGGGCGGCTCCCGCAGTCGGAGCGGACCACGACCGACTACGGGGTCAGCTACGCGCAGGCCGGGGCGGCGGCGGTGTTGGCGTACCGGATCCCGATGCCGTGGCGGGTGCCGTATCTCATTGTGCTGATCGTGTTCTACGGGTACGGGTGGTTCAAGAACCGGCGCGACTTCACGGCGATCGGGCATCTGTGCGCACTGGCGATCGGGTTCGCGTGCTTCTGGATCGCACCCTGA
- a CDS encoding 8-oxo-dGTP diphosphatase: MLIVTSALLRRTGSDGRPEVLMGLKKTGFGAGLINCPGGKLEPGETPAEAVVREFAEETGMTLAVGDLNPAAELVFRFPDVPEWDDIRLHYFTATKYAGEPQESEEFAAEWMAEADLDYGLMWDDSCLWLPAVLAGEHVVMDVTYAGRSKVASFVREPSPAE; this comes from the coding sequence ATGCTGATCGTCACCTCCGCGCTGCTGCGGCGCACCGGATCCGATGGACGTCCCGAAGTGCTGATGGGTCTGAAGAAGACCGGCTTCGGCGCCGGTCTGATCAACTGCCCGGGCGGCAAGCTCGAACCCGGGGAGACGCCGGCGGAGGCGGTCGTGCGCGAATTCGCGGAGGAGACCGGCATGACGCTGGCGGTGGGCGACCTGAATCCGGCCGCCGAGCTGGTGTTCCGGTTCCCGGATGTGCCGGAGTGGGACGACATCCGGCTGCATTACTTCACGGCGACGAAGTACGCCGGGGAGCCGCAGGAGAGTGAGGAGTTCGCCGCGGAATGGATGGCCGAGGCGGATCTGGACTACGGCCTGATGTGGGACGACTCATGCCTGTGGCTGCCAGCGGTGCTGGCCGGCGAGCACGTCGTGATGGACGTCACCTACGCCGGCCGCAGCAAAGTGGCCTCTTTTGTCCGCGAGCCGTCGCCGGCCGAGTGA
- the cobU gene encoding bifunctional adenosylcobinamide kinase/adenosylcobinamide-phosphate guanylyltransferase: MILGGARSGKSAEAERRLTRLADDAVYVATGGHREGDEDWAERVRRHQKQRPDSWETVETTDVAAVLRAATRPVLVDCLTLWLTAMMDQVGAWDDEAWRDGGEQELAARFDELDAAWRAAAVPVLAVSNEVGLGIVPESAGVRRFRDEQGRLNQRIAAASDAVVLMVAGIAVGVK, from the coding sequence TTGATCCTTGGCGGCGCGCGCTCGGGGAAGTCCGCCGAGGCCGAGCGCCGACTCACCCGGCTGGCTGATGACGCCGTGTATGTCGCGACCGGTGGCCACCGCGAGGGTGACGAGGACTGGGCCGAGCGAGTGCGGCGGCATCAGAAGCAGCGGCCGGACTCGTGGGAGACCGTGGAGACGACGGATGTCGCGGCGGTGTTGCGCGCCGCGACCCGGCCGGTGCTGGTGGACTGCCTGACGCTGTGGCTGACCGCGATGATGGACCAGGTCGGGGCGTGGGACGACGAGGCGTGGCGCGACGGCGGGGAGCAGGAGCTGGCGGCGCGGTTCGACGAGTTGGACGCGGCTTGGCGGGCGGCGGCGGTGCCGGTGCTGGCGGTGAGCAACGAGGTCGGGCTCGGGATCGTGCCGGAGAGCGCCGGGGTGCGGCGGTTCCGGGACGAGCAGGGGCGGCTGAACCAGCGGATCGCGGCGGCTTCGGACGCGGTGGTGCTGATGGTGGCGGGGATCGCGGTCGGGGTGAAGTAG
- a CDS encoding nicotinate-nucleotide--dimethylbenzimidazole phosphoribosyltransferase, producing MNASENTTPESADQPEPVEVVEAAVETETVIETSDSAADPAAESADEPDVSAESADAPAGPEPLNLDKLADQAERPDEAARETLRTRLAELAVPAAGLGRLEELAVWLAGARGEGQARPIERARVVVFAGDHGVASLGVSATAPEQALAVTAARVKQIEDGGGAVGVLARLHGATVRVVDVTVGRPSGRIDKEDAATREETEEAFRLGMAIADAEADSGADVLIPAMVGVGGSTVASVLSGVLTGKDAAAVTGRGSGVDDAAWMRKCAAVRDAMRRGRPVLGDQMDLLAKVGGRDFAALTGFLLQAVIRRVPVLLDGVTTTACAMLVQRIAYRSPQWLLAGALSPEPAHKAALDRLSLEPLVEGYDVRQAEGALGLLALPMLKAAAALATELATFGEAGIPEPVLRSRV from the coding sequence ATGAACGCGTCCGAGAACACCACCCCCGAATCGGCCGACCAGCCCGAGCCCGTCGAGGTCGTCGAGGCAGCGGTCGAGACCGAGACCGTCATCGAGACCAGCGATTCGGCCGCGGATCCGGCCGCCGAGTCCGCCGACGAGCCCGACGTCTCCGCCGAGTCCGCCGACGCCCCGGCCGGTCCCGAGCCGCTGAACCTCGACAAGCTCGCCGACCAGGCCGAGCGCCCCGACGAGGCGGCGCGCGAAACGCTGCGGACCCGGCTCGCCGAGCTGGCGGTCCCGGCCGCCGGGCTCGGGCGGCTGGAGGAGCTGGCGGTCTGGCTGGCTGGCGCGCGCGGCGAGGGGCAGGCGCGGCCGATCGAGCGGGCCCGGGTCGTGGTGTTCGCCGGCGACCACGGCGTGGCCTCGCTCGGCGTGTCGGCGACGGCGCCGGAGCAGGCGCTGGCCGTCACCGCGGCGCGGGTGAAGCAGATCGAGGACGGCGGCGGCGCGGTCGGCGTGCTGGCCCGGCTGCACGGCGCGACGGTGCGCGTGGTCGACGTCACGGTCGGCCGTCCATCGGGCCGCATCGACAAGGAGGACGCCGCGACCCGCGAGGAGACCGAGGAGGCGTTCCGGCTCGGCATGGCGATCGCCGACGCCGAGGCCGACTCCGGCGCCGACGTGCTGATCCCGGCCATGGTCGGCGTGGGTGGCAGCACCGTGGCCTCGGTCCTGTCCGGGGTCCTGACCGGCAAGGACGCGGCGGCGGTGACCGGACGCGGCTCGGGCGTGGACGACGCGGCCTGGATGCGCAAGTGCGCGGCGGTGCGCGACGCGATGCGCCGCGGCCGTCCCGTGCTCGGCGACCAGATGGACCTGCTGGCGAAGGTCGGCGGCCGCGACTTCGCCGCGCTGACCGGCTTCCTGCTGCAGGCCGTGATCCGGCGCGTGCCGGTGCTGCTGGACGGCGTGACGACCACCGCGTGCGCGATGCTCGTGCAGCGCATCGCCTACCGCTCGCCGCAGTGGCTGCTGGCCGGCGCACTGTCGCCGGAGCCCGCGCACAAGGCGGCGCTGGACCGGCTGTCGCTGGAGCCGCTGGTCGAGGGCTACGACGTGCGCCAGGCCGAAGGGGCGCTCGGACTGCTGGCGCTGCCGATGCTGAAGGCCGCCGCCGCGCTGGCCACGGAGCTGGCGACGTTCGGCGAGGCCGGGATTCCGGAGCCGGTGCTGCGGTCGCGGGTGTGA
- a CDS encoding adenosylcobinamide-GDP ribazoletransferase, whose amino-acid sequence MTALSGLRLAFSTLTALPVGPPRDVDRSVAGRAMASAPVVGAVLGAAAGAVGAGFGWWTSSPVVAAVGGVATLAALTRGLHLDGLADTADGLGSAKPAADALRIMKASDIGPFGVITLVLALLGQVLLLASAWSRHGAWYGACAIAVACVTGRLTVTWACRPGVPSARPDGLGAWVAGSVSRAAVGAASAGALVAAGVAGFCVSHDGARWLLWPAAVVVGIAASTALLRHTIRRFGGITGDVLGALVEVGFTAALVVLAGR is encoded by the coding sequence ATGACCGCGCTCTCCGGCCTCCGTCTCGCCTTCTCGACCCTGACCGCGCTGCCCGTCGGACCGCCCCGCGACGTCGACCGGTCAGTGGCCGGACGCGCGATGGCCTCCGCGCCAGTGGTCGGCGCCGTGCTCGGCGCGGCGGCGGGGGCGGTCGGCGCGGGCTTCGGGTGGTGGACATCCAGTCCCGTCGTGGCGGCGGTCGGCGGAGTGGCGACGCTGGCCGCACTGACCCGCGGACTGCATCTCGACGGCCTCGCCGACACCGCCGACGGCCTGGGCTCGGCGAAGCCCGCCGCCGATGCGCTGCGCATCATGAAGGCCTCGGACATCGGCCCGTTCGGCGTCATCACGCTCGTCCTGGCACTGCTCGGGCAGGTGCTGCTCCTCGCGAGCGCCTGGAGCCGGCATGGCGCGTGGTACGGAGCCTGCGCGATCGCAGTGGCCTGCGTCACCGGACGCCTCACGGTGACCTGGGCCTGCCGCCCCGGCGTCCCCTCGGCCCGGCCCGACGGCCTCGGGGCGTGGGTCGCGGGGAGCGTGTCGCGGGCGGCGGTCGGCGCGGCGTCGGCCGGGGCGCTGGTCGCGGCGGGCGTCGCAGGGTTCTGCGTGAGCCATGATGGCGCGCGCTGGCTGCTCTGGCCGGCTGCGGTCGTGGTGGGCATCGCAGCGTCAACAGCGTTGCTGCGCCACACGATCCGCCGCTTCGGAGGGATCACCGGGGACGTGTTGGGCGCCCTCGTCGAAGTCGGCTTCACCGCGGCGCTGGTGGTTCTGGCCGGCCGCTAA